From the genome of Geothrix sp. 21YS21S-4, one region includes:
- a CDS encoding cellulose synthase family protein, with amino-acid sequence MEVVKTVVLVTYFTLLTILSIYGAHRLWMLLLYYRHKKDVPQPVGDDSYLPVVTVQLAVFNEMNVIERLMDHVVRMDWPKDKLEIQVLDDSTDETVKVASAVVDRYKALGFDIHYLHRTDRTGFKAGALSEGLKVAKGEVVAMFDADFLPTEDFLRKAVPHFADGKVAFVQGCWAHLNREFSLLTQVQAILLDGHFVFEHTARHRSKAFFNFSGTAGMWRVSAIADAGGWEHDTITEDADLSYRAQLKGWKGVYLKDLVVPAELPVEVNAFKSQQHRWAKGNAQVIRKLMKVIWKSDESLHTKLECWFHLTANCNYMLMVVLSVIMVPAMVFRAGTPVDVLLMTDGPFFLLNAVSVGLYFGLSQKELTDNTGWKDRLKYIPGLMSLGIGLALNQAKAVLEGFFTDDKEFKRTPKLGVDANGKAISKRAYKVPKSLLTFLELGFAVYYFGAVIVAISIRKWASVPFLLLFFNGFAYMSILSLADMKLFRRLAMEEPSDDAQSAANFIQ; translated from the coding sequence GTGGAAGTCGTCAAGACCGTCGTGCTCGTCACCTACTTCACGCTGCTCACCATCCTCAGCATCTATGGGGCGCACCGCCTGTGGATGCTCCTCCTCTACTACCGCCACAAGAAGGACGTCCCCCAGCCCGTGGGCGACGATTCCTACCTGCCGGTGGTGACGGTCCAGCTCGCCGTGTTCAACGAGATGAACGTCATCGAGCGGCTGATGGACCATGTCGTCCGCATGGACTGGCCCAAGGACAAGCTGGAGATCCAGGTGCTGGACGATTCCACGGACGAGACCGTGAAGGTCGCCAGCGCCGTGGTGGACCGCTACAAGGCCCTGGGTTTCGACATCCACTACCTGCACCGGACGGACCGCACGGGCTTCAAGGCCGGCGCCCTCTCCGAAGGCCTGAAGGTGGCCAAGGGCGAAGTCGTGGCGATGTTCGACGCCGACTTCCTTCCCACCGAGGACTTCCTGCGCAAGGCCGTGCCCCATTTCGCCGACGGCAAGGTGGCCTTCGTCCAGGGCTGCTGGGCGCACCTCAACCGCGAGTTCTCCCTGCTCACCCAGGTCCAGGCGATCCTGCTGGACGGCCATTTCGTGTTCGAGCACACCGCCCGCCACCGCTCCAAGGCCTTCTTCAACTTCAGCGGCACTGCCGGAATGTGGCGCGTGTCCGCCATCGCCGACGCCGGCGGCTGGGAGCACGACACCATCACCGAGGACGCGGACCTGTCCTACCGCGCCCAGCTCAAGGGCTGGAAGGGCGTCTACCTCAAGGACCTCGTCGTTCCCGCCGAGCTGCCCGTGGAGGTCAACGCCTTCAAGAGCCAGCAGCACCGCTGGGCCAAGGGCAACGCCCAGGTCATCCGCAAGCTGATGAAGGTCATCTGGAAGAGCGACGAGAGCCTGCACACGAAGCTGGAGTGCTGGTTCCACCTCACCGCCAACTGCAACTACATGCTGATGGTGGTGCTGTCCGTCATCATGGTACCGGCGATGGTCTTCCGGGCCGGAACGCCCGTGGACGTCCTGCTGATGACCGACGGCCCCTTCTTCCTGCTGAACGCCGTCAGCGTCGGCCTCTATTTCGGCCTGTCCCAGAAGGAACTGACCGACAACACCGGCTGGAAGGACCGCCTCAAGTACATCCCCGGCCTGATGAGCCTGGGGATCGGCCTCGCCCTGAACCAGGCCAAGGCCGTGCTGGAGGGCTTCTTCACCGACGACAAGGAGTTCAAGCGCACCCCCAAGCTGGGCGTCGACGCGAATGGCAAGGCCATCAGCAAGCGCGCCTACAAGGTGCCCAAGAGCCTGCTCACCTTCCTGGAGCTGGGCTTCGCCGTCTACTATTTCGGCGCGGTGATCGTGGCCATCTCCATCCGCAAGTGGGCCTCCGTGCCCTTCCTGCTGCTGTTCTTCAACGGGTTCGCCTACATGAGCATCCTGTCCCTGGCGGACATGAAGCTGTTCCGCCGCCTGGCCATGGAAGAGCCCTCCGACGACGCCCAGAGCGCCGCGAACTTCATCCAGTAG
- a CDS encoding EscU/YscU/HrcU family type III secretion system export apparatus switch protein, producing the protein MARPASSRPRAAALRYRPESPFEDAAPRLVAKGQGLLAERILELAKQNGVSISKDPDLLAALEPLDVNRLIPPELFQAVAVLLAALYRANRQIAPPS; encoded by the coding sequence ATGGCCCGTCCCGCCTCCTCCCGCCCCCGCGCCGCCGCCCTGCGGTACCGGCCCGAGTCCCCGTTCGAGGACGCGGCGCCGCGGCTGGTGGCCAAGGGACAGGGGTTGCTGGCGGAACGCATCCTGGAGCTGGCCAAGCAGAACGGCGTGTCCATCTCGAAGGATCCCGATCTGCTGGCGGCCCTGGAGCCCCTGGACGTGAACCGCCTCATTCCTCCGGAACTCTTCCAGGCCGTCGCAGTCCTCCTGGCCGCCCTCTACCGGGCCAACCGGCAGATCGCGCCGCCTTCCTGA